A single window of Larimichthys crocea isolate SSNF chromosome XII, L_crocea_2.0, whole genome shotgun sequence DNA harbors:
- the tob2 gene encoding protein Tob2, with translation MHLEVKVALNFIVSYLYNKLPRRRADLFGEELERILVSRFEGHWYPEAPLRGSAFRCIHLGAPRDPVVELAAKRSGLDTEEVRANVPAELSVWIDPYEVSYQIGEKGAVKVLYLEDPPGLGCDSERAEGVIREGKGDPEAEEAKSLGFNPDAQVFVPIGSQASPALMPSLSSSPTPLSAQSCSGLFSYPSSSTPTDPAAHSSNTSTPSPPSGGLPYLSTQQPPSALPTARPQPITFTTASFAATKFGSTKMKKCSGAGSAASTAVVIPPAQRMLSRSPTTISAPELLKHKPLSLSLHSLGGPIASQLSPNAKEFVYPGSPGPLYFDADTQPMQPHASPFQPPHAVNTHPSFDPFSSPPPAQNVGIIGSNGGIPYMEKPPFVEGLGSYNLQYPSQSFQPVVLAN, from the coding sequence ATGCATCTAGAAGTTAAGGTCGCCCTCAACTTCATTGTGTCCTACCTGTACAACAAGCTGCCTCGGCGTCGAGCCGACCTGTTCGGCGAGGAGCTGGAGAGGATACTGGTCTCTCGTTTTGAGGGTCACTGGTACCCTGAAGCCCCTCTCAGGGGTTCTGCTTTCCGCTGCATTCACCTGGGAGCGCCGAGGGACCCTGTGGTGGAGTTGGCCGCCAAGAGAAGCGGACTGGACACGGAGGAAGTGCGTGCAAATGTTCCTgcagagctcagtgtgtggATTGACCCTTACGAGGTTTCCTACCAGATTGGAGAGAAGGGGGCAGTGAAGGTTCTCTACCTGGAGGACCCTCCAGGCCTCGGTTGTGACAGCGAGAGGGCTGAGGGGGTGATCAGAGAGGGTAAAGGAGATCCCGAGGCGGAGGAAGCCAAGAGTCTGGGCTTCAATCCTGATGCTCAGGTGTTTGTACCAATTGGAAGCCAGGCATCTCCTGCCCTCATGCCGTCGCTCTCTAGCTCCCCCACACCTCTGTCTGCCCAGTCCTGCTCCGGGCTCTTCAGCTACCCCAGCTCCAGCACACCCACCGACCCTGCTGCCCACTCCTCCAACACCTCTACCCCTTCTCCTCCCAGCGGCGGGTTGCCCTACCTCTCCACTCAGCAGCCACCCTCTGCTCTTCCCACCGCCCGTCCTCAGCCCATCACCTTCACCACAGCCAGCTTTGCCGCCACCAAATTCGGCTCGACCAAGATGAAGAAGTGCAGCGGTGCTGGGTCGGCAGCTAGCACCGCAGTCGTCATCCCACCTGCCCAGAGGATGCTCTCCCGCTCTCCTACCACCATCTCTGCACCAGAGCTGCTCAAGCACAAGCCCCTGTCCCTCTCCTTGCACTCCCTCGGGGGTCCCATCGCCAGCCAGCTCTCTCCCAACGCCAAAGAGTTTGTCTATCCAGGATCCCCAGGCCCCCTTTACTTCGACGCCGACACCCAGCCCATGCAGCCTCACGCCAGCCCATTCCAACCCCCGCATGCTGTTAACACCCACCCTTCCTTTGACCCCTTCTCCAGCCCTCCTCCTGCCCAGAACGTGGGCATCATTGGCAGCAACGGAGGAATCCCCTACATGGAGAAGCCACCGTTTGTCGAGGGTTTGGGAAGCTACAACCTGCAATATCCTAGCCAGTCCTTCCAGCCTGTTGTGCTGGCCAACTAA
- the LOC104932057 gene encoding aconitate hydratase, mitochondrial yields LALGTGARRIHVSAAFSAKAKVAMSRFEPGSSINYEKMHENINIVRRRLSRPLTLSEKIVYGHLDDPAGQEIDRGRTYLRLRPDRVAMQDATAQMAMLQFISSGLPKVAVPSTIHCDHLIEAQIGGAQDLQRAKEVNEEVYNFLATAAAKYGVGFWKPGSGIIHQIILENYAYPGVMLIGTDSHTPNGGGLGAICIGVGGADAVDVMAGIPWELKCPKVIGVKLTGALSGWTSPKDVILKVAGILTVKGGTGAIVEYHGPGVDSISCTGMATICNMGAEIGATTSVFPFNHRMKTYMEKTGRGEIATEAERFIDDLVPDNGCEYDQVIEINLSELKPHINGPFTPDLAHPVSDIGAIAKKSGWPLEVKVGLIGSCTNSSYEDMGRAASLAKQALDKGLKCKAQFTVTPGSEQIRATIERDGYAKILSDVGGVVLANACGPCIGQWDRKDVKKGEKNTIVTSFNRNFTGRNDANPATHAFVTSPEIVTAMAIAGTLNFNPETDYLTASNGEKFKLEPPTGDELPSRDFDPGQDTYQKPPAESSSVKVNVSPSSNRLQLLEPFDKWHGKDLENMRVLIKVKGKCTTDHISAAGPWLKFRGHLDNISNNLLIGAVNIENDAVNKIKNQLTGEYGGVPDVARHYKANGENWVVVGDENYGEGSSREHAALEPRHLGGRAIIVKSFARIHETNLKKQGLLPLTFADPKDYDKIRPDDKISITGLKSLVPGKPLTAVIKHSDGSQDSISLNHTFNETQIEWFKAGSALNRMKELQ; encoded by the exons CTGGCCCTTGGAACTGGGGCAAGGCGAATTCATGTCTCTGCAGCCTTCAGCGCCAAGGCCAAGGTGGCCATGAGCCGCTTTGAGCCCGGCTCCAGCATTAACTATGAGAAAATGCATGAGAACATCAACATTGTGCGCAGAAG GCTCAGCAGGCCTCTGACACTGTCGGAGAAGATCGTGTACGGTCACCTGGATGATCCAGCAGGGCAGGAGATAGACCGCGGCCGCACCTATCTGCGCCTGCGTCCGGACCGCGTGGCCATGCAGGATGCTACTGCTCAGATGGCAATGCTTCAGTTCATCAGCAGCGGTCTGCCCAAGGTGGCGGTTCCCTCCACCATCCACTGCGATCACCTGATCGAGGCTCAGATCGGAGGGGCTCAGGACCTGCAGAGAGCTAAG GAAGTGAACGAAGAAGTGTACAACTTTCTggcaactgctgctgctaaatATGGAGTTGGCTTCTGGAAACCCGGGTCAGGGATCATCCATCAG ATCATCCTGGAGAATTATGCCTATCCTGGAGTGATGCTGATTGGTACAGACTCCCACACTCCGAATGGCGGTGGCCTGGGTGCCATCTGTATTGGAGTGGGTGGAGCTGACGCCGTAGATGTCATGGCTGGAATCCCTTGGGAGCTCAAGTGTCCTAAA GTGATTGGAGTGAAGCTGACAGGAGCCCTGTCTGGTTGGACCTCTCCAAAGGATGTCATCCTGAAGGTGGCTGGCATCCTGACTGTAAAGGGTGGCACTGGAGCCATTGTTGAGTATCACGGACCTGGGGTTGACTCTATCTCCTGCACTG GAATGGCAACTATCTGTAACATGGGTGCTGAGATTGGAGCCACGACATCTGTTTTCCCCTTTAACCACCGCATGAAGACATATATGGAGAAGACCGGCCGTGGAG AGATCGCCACTGAGGCTGAACGGTTCATAGATGACTTGGTCCCAGACAATGGCTGTGAATACGACCAGGTCATTGAGATTAACCTAAGCGAG TTGAAGCCCCACATCAACGGACCGTTCACCCCTGACCTGGCCCACCCTGTGTCCGATATCGGTGCTATAGCTAAGAAGAGCGGCTGGCCCCTGGAGGTTAAAGTTG GTCTGATTGGCAGCTGCACCAACTCGAGCTATGAGGACATGGGCAGAGCAGCCTCTCTGGCCAAGCAGGCTCTGGATAAAGGTCTGAAATGCAAGGCCCAGTTCACAGTCACCCCTGGATCTGAGCAGATCCGTGCCACCATCGAGAGAGATGGATAT GCCAAGATCCTGAGTGATGTTGGTGGAGTCGTACTGGCCAATGCTTGTGGACCTTGCATCGGGCAGTGGGACAG GAAGGATgtgaaaaaaggagagaagaatACTATTGTCACCTCCTTCAACAGAAACTTCACTGGCAGGAATGATGCTAACCCAGCTACTCATGCTTTTGTCACGTCTCCTGAG ATTGTCACCGCCATGGCCATCGCCGGGACCCTCAACTTCAACCCAGAGACTGACTACCTGACTGCCTCTAATGGAGAGAAGTTCAAGCTGGAACCTCCCACCGGTGACGAGCTGCCGTCCAGAGACTTTGACCCAGGCCAGGACACCTACCAGAAACCCCCGGCTGAGAGCAGCTCAGTCAAG GTGAATGTGAGCCCCTCCAGCAACcgtctgcagctgctggagccCTTTGACAAGTGGCATGGAAAAGATCTGGAGAACATGAGGGTCCTGATCAAG GTGAAGGGAAAGTGCACCACTGACCACATCAGTGCTGCCGGGCCGTGGCTGAAATTTCGCGGCCACTTGGACAACATCTCCAACAATCTGCTGATTGGCGCGGTCAACATCGAGAATGATGCCGTCAACAAGATCAAGAACCAGCTGACAGGAGAGTACGGGGGTGTGCCCGACGTGGCACGCCACTACAAG GCCAATGGAGAGAACTGGGTTGTGGTTGGAGACGAGAACTACGGAGAAGGGTCCAGCAGAGAGCATGCCGCTCTGGAGCCACGACACCTCGGAGGACGTGCCATCATCGTCAAGAGCTTTGCCAGAATCCACG AGACTAACCTGAAGAAGCAGGGCCTGCTCCCTCTGACTTTTGCCGACCCCAAAGACTACGACAAGATTCGCCCAGATGACAAGATTTCGATCACCGGGCTGAAGTCCTTGGTTCCTGGCAAG CCCCTGACAGCAGTGATCAAGCACAGCGACGGCAGCCAGGACTCCATCTCTCTCAACCACACCTTCAACGAGACGCAGATCGAGTGGTTCAAGGCTGGCTCTGCCCTCAACAGGATGAAGGAGCTCCAGTAA